In Enterobacteriaceae bacterium Kacie_13, the following proteins share a genomic window:
- the entE gene encoding (2,3-dihydroxybenzoyl)adenylate synthase, with amino-acid sequence MTIAFTRWPDALAQRYRERGYWLGLPLTDILQRQADRDVAAISDSISTLSYRQLDDMSDRLAAALQRRGLGAGDTALVQLGNITEFYVVFFALLKIGVVPVNALFSHQRSELNAYASQIRPALLIADTHHALFADHAFVAAFVEQHPSLRVMALRNAKDETHSLAAWIAGEAGDFCASPTPADEVAFFQLSGGSTGTPKLIPRTHNDYYYSIRRSVEICRFNSQTRYLCALPIAHNYPMSSPGALGVFYGGGQVMLAPDPSAQVCFPLIEQHAITAAALVPPALTLWLQAMKEWEGHPSLNSLTLLQVGGAKLSETLAARVPQEIGCQLQQVFGMAEGLVNYTLLDDDPRRIFTTQGTPMCPDDELWVADEHGNPLPVGETGRLMTRGPYTFQGYYLSPEHNASAFDEQGFYCSGDLISLTDDGYVQVQGRLKDQINRGGEKIAAEEIENLLLRHECVINAALVSMPDNLMGEKSCAFLVTRSGFKPVQLRRHLRELGVAEFKLPDRFVRVERLPLTPVGKVDKKLLREQLIAQEHSVSQEHTAPQGE; translated from the coding sequence ATGACGATAGCATTTACCCGCTGGCCGGATGCCCTGGCACAGCGTTACCGTGAACGCGGTTACTGGCTAGGTCTGCCACTGACCGATATTTTACAGCGACAGGCTGACCGCGATGTCGCGGCAATATCTGATTCAATATCCACTCTCAGTTACCGCCAGTTGGATGACATGTCCGACAGGCTGGCCGCTGCGCTGCAACGACGTGGCCTCGGTGCGGGCGATACCGCGCTGGTTCAACTGGGTAACATCACCGAATTTTACGTGGTGTTTTTTGCGCTGCTGAAAATCGGCGTGGTGCCGGTCAATGCGCTGTTCAGCCATCAGCGCAGTGAACTCAACGCCTATGCCTCACAAATCCGGCCTGCGTTGCTGATTGCCGATACCCATCACGCATTGTTTGCCGATCACGCATTTGTGGCTGCTTTTGTTGAACAGCACCCTTCGCTGCGCGTAATGGCGCTGCGCAATGCAAAGGATGAAACGCATTCACTGGCGGCGTGGATTGCAGGGGAAGCGGGCGATTTTTGCGCCTCACCGACCCCGGCGGATGAAGTGGCGTTCTTCCAGCTTTCCGGCGGCAGTACCGGCACCCCCAAACTGATCCCGCGCACTCACAACGACTACTATTACAGCATCCGGCGCAGCGTCGAAATTTGCCGTTTCAATTCGCAAACCCGCTATCTGTGCGCCTTGCCGATTGCTCACAATTACCCGATGAGCTCACCCGGCGCGCTCGGCGTGTTCTATGGCGGCGGGCAGGTGATGCTGGCGCCGGATCCGAGCGCGCAGGTCTGTTTCCCGCTGATTGAACAACATGCGATCACCGCAGCGGCGCTGGTGCCTCCGGCACTCACGCTATGGCTACAGGCGATGAAGGAATGGGAAGGGCATCCCTCCCTCAACAGTTTAACGCTGTTGCAGGTCGGCGGCGCAAAACTGAGCGAGACGCTGGCAGCACGGGTGCCGCAGGAAATCGGCTGCCAGTTGCAGCAAGTCTTCGGCATGGCAGAAGGGTTGGTGAACTACACGCTGCTGGACGACGATCCGCGGCGCATCTTCACCACTCAGGGCACGCCGATGTGTCCGGATGATGAACTTTGGGTAGCGGATGAGCACGGCAATCCTCTTCCCGTAGGTGAAACTGGCCGTCTGATGACGCGCGGGCCTTACACCTTTCAGGGCTATTACCTCAGCCCTGAGCACAACGCCAGTGCCTTCGATGAACAGGGCTTTTACTGCTCCGGCGACCTGATTTCACTGACGGATGACGGTTATGTGCAGGTTCAGGGAAGGTTGAAAGATCAGATTAACCGTGGCGGTGAAAAAATCGCCGCAGAGGAAATTGAGAATCTGCTGTTGCGTCATGAGTGTGTGATTAACGCCGCGCTGGTGTCGATGCCTGACAACTTAATGGGCGAAAAAAGTTGCGCCTTTCTGGTGACCCGCAGCGGTTTCAAACCGGTGCAGCTGCGCCGCCACCTGCGCGAACTCGGTGTTGCCGAATTCAAACTGCCCGACCGCTTTGTGCGGGTCGAACGGCTGCCACTAACGCCGGTGGGTAAAGTGGATAAAAAGCTTTTACGCGAACAGTTAATTGCACAAGAACATTCTGTTTCTCAAGAACACACTGCGCCTCAGGGAGAATAA
- the entS gene encoding enterobactin transporter EntS translates to MNKPSILLDFSLLKTHATFRAVFCARFISILALGLLSIAVPVQIQSMTGSTLLVGLSVTLAGSGMFIGLLMGGVMADRYERRRLILFARSTCGLGFVGLCINAALPVPSLTLIYLLAVWDGFFGAVGVTALLAATPAIVGRENLVQAGAISMLTVRFGSILSPAIGGLVIASGGVAWNYGLAALGTGLTLIPLLRLPQLAPPVQKREHPLRALISGFAFLLQNRVIGMVALVGALLTMASAVRVLYPALSGMWQVSASELGLMYAAVPLGAAVGALTSGRVANVARPGWLLLMTAIGAFVAVGLFSLMPWFGLGLAFLVIFGYLSAINALLQYALIQNLTPDDFLGRINGLWTAQNVTGDALGALLLGAMGSVMLPAITSASFGFTAALLGVMLAFAMRALRHTVTGGQQV, encoded by the coding sequence ATGAACAAGCCTTCGATTTTACTCGACTTTTCCCTGCTAAAAACACACGCCACTTTTCGCGCCGTCTTCTGCGCGCGCTTTATTTCTATTCTGGCACTCGGTCTGCTCAGCATCGCCGTGCCGGTGCAGATTCAGTCCATGACTGGTTCAACCTTGCTGGTCGGGCTGTCTGTCACGCTGGCTGGAAGCGGCATGTTTATCGGCTTGCTGATGGGCGGCGTGATGGCCGATCGTTATGAGCGTCGCCGCCTGATCTTGTTCGCGCGCAGCACCTGCGGGCTGGGATTTGTCGGGTTATGTATCAACGCGGCGCTGCCGGTTCCTTCTTTGACGCTTATCTACCTGCTGGCGGTGTGGGACGGTTTCTTCGGTGCCGTGGGTGTCACGGCGCTGCTGGCGGCGACGCCCGCGATTGTCGGAAGGGAAAATCTGGTGCAGGCCGGGGCGATCAGTATGCTCACCGTGCGCTTCGGTTCGATCCTTTCACCGGCCATCGGCGGGCTGGTGATCGCCAGCGGAGGTGTGGCGTGGAACTATGGTCTGGCGGCGCTCGGAACCGGCCTGACACTTATTCCGCTGCTGCGTTTACCGCAGCTGGCACCGCCGGTGCAAAAGCGTGAACATCCGCTGCGGGCGCTGATTTCCGGTTTTGCTTTTCTGCTGCAAAACCGGGTAATCGGCATGGTGGCGCTGGTCGGTGCGCTGCTGACGATGGCAAGTGCGGTGCGGGTGCTGTATCCGGCGCTGTCCGGAATGTGGCAGGTCAGCGCCTCAGAACTTGGGCTGATGTACGCTGCCGTACCGCTCGGGGCCGCAGTCGGTGCGCTGACCAGCGGACGGGTGGCGAATGTCGCCCGGCCTGGCTGGCTGCTGCTGATGACCGCCATCGGCGCATTCGTCGCCGTCGGCCTGTTCAGCCTGATGCCGTGGTTTGGCCTCGGATTAGCCTTTTTGGTTATCTTCGGTTATCTCAGCGCCATCAATGCATTACTGCAATATGCCCTGATCCAAAACCTCACGCCGGATGATTTCCTCGGCAGGATTAACGGCCTGTGGACGGCGCAGAACGTGACCGGGGATGCGCTCGGTGCGTTGCTGCTGGGTGCGATGGGATCGGTGATGTTACCGGCCATTACCTCGGCGAGTTTCGGTTTCACAGCGGCGTTGCTGGGGGTGATGCTGGCATTTGCGATGCGGGCGTTACGGCATACCGTGACGGGCGGGCAACAGGTTTAA
- a CDS encoding HAMP domain-containing protein produces MGFTIKSRLIGIVGLLCILLTVAALWAILGLRAADQRAISTYRTELLPLQHSAKLYRLAQMQSATLFESLRYWTDPAEVDQRVAQINAYGQQIVAERKAYQATFAVPGSEKLRATFLNDLNDYQAAIVDAGKLVASGNPSGALVMIETRLKNGSKALQQDIDGLDNLMRQHAERNYAESSEAYVTMRNSMAAILAGGLLAAGIAGWLLVRSITGAVRRARRLAESISAGGLNHRLGAIPKDEMGELMQALANMDARLSGIVREVGESALALSSAAGQMADGNNDLSSRTHAQASSLEQTAASMEQMTATVKFNADNAAQASQLAQTVRERALQSSNILTDAVTAMRDIEESSKKIADINRVIDEIAFQTNLLALNAAVEAARAGEQGRGFAVVASEVRQLAQRSARAAQEIKSLIQTSVSKVDAGSKLVMRSGETLQEINEGMTKMVEYVADIAVASRQQSSGIDQVNVAIVQMDSATQQNAALVEQASAASHTVNDHATRLVERMSFFHLRPNPPSETVFPAELNRGQGVLQPLTALNAPARQPRLANV; encoded by the coding sequence ATGGGATTTACCATTAAGAGCCGGTTAATTGGCATCGTTGGATTGTTGTGCATTTTGCTGACCGTCGCTGCGCTGTGGGCGATTTTAGGGCTTCGCGCTGCCGATCAGCGCGCGATATCGACCTATCGCACCGAATTACTGCCTTTACAGCATTCCGCGAAATTATACCGTCTGGCGCAAATGCAGTCGGCGACGCTGTTTGAATCGCTGCGCTACTGGACCGACCCCGCTGAAGTCGATCAGCGTGTGGCGCAAATCAATGCTTACGGCCAGCAGATTGTTGCAGAACGCAAAGCCTATCAGGCGACGTTTGCCGTACCGGGCAGCGAAAAATTGCGCGCGACGTTTCTCAACGATCTCAATGATTATCAGGCCGCGATTGTCGATGCAGGCAAACTGGTGGCGAGTGGTAATCCGTCCGGCGCGCTGGTCATGATCGAAACCCGGCTGAAAAATGGCAGTAAGGCCTTGCAACAGGACATCGACGGGCTGGACAACCTGATGCGCCAGCACGCTGAACGCAACTATGCTGAAAGTTCTGAGGCTTACGTCACCATGCGTAACAGCATGGCGGCGATCCTGGCGGGCGGTTTGCTGGCCGCCGGTATTGCGGGCTGGCTGTTGGTGCGTTCGATCACCGGCGCGGTGCGTCGTGCGCGGCGTCTGGCGGAATCGATTTCAGCCGGTGGACTGAATCACCGATTGGGTGCGATCCCAAAAGATGAGATGGGTGAGCTGATGCAGGCGCTGGCGAACATGGATGCGCGTCTGAGCGGCATTGTCCGTGAAGTGGGAGAAAGTGCGCTGGCGCTGAGTAGCGCGGCAGGCCAAATGGCTGATGGTAACAACGATTTATCTTCCCGCACTCATGCACAAGCCAGCTCGCTGGAACAAACTGCAGCAAGCATGGAGCAGATGACCGCAACGGTGAAATTCAACGCCGATAACGCGGCGCAGGCCAGCCAGCTTGCGCAAACTGTCCGCGAACGGGCACTGCAGAGTAGTAACATTCTGACCGACGCTGTCACCGCGATGCGCGATATTGAAGAATCCAGCAAAAAAATCGCCGACATCAACCGTGTGATCGATGAGATCGCCTTCCAGACAAACTTACTGGCGCTGAACGCTGCCGTTGAGGCCGCCCGTGCCGGTGAGCAAGGGCGCGGCTTTGCGGTTGTCGCTTCTGAAGTCCGCCAGCTGGCACAGCGTTCCGCAAGGGCGGCACAGGAAATCAAATCCCTGATCCAAACCAGCGTCAGCAAAGTGGATGCAGGTAGCAAACTGGTGATGCGTTCCGGCGAAACTTTGCAGGAAATCAACGAGGGTATGACGAAGATGGTCGAATACGTGGCGGATATCGCCGTCGCCAGCCGCCAGCAATCGAGCGGTATCGATCAGGTCAATGTGGCGATTGTTCAGATGGACAGCGCGACCCAGCAAAACGCCGCGCTGGTCGAACAGGCCAGCGCAGCCAGCCACACGGTAAATGACCATGCAACGCGACTGGTTGAACGCATGTCGTTCTTCCATTTGCGGCCAAACCCGCCGTCTGAGACGGTTTTTCCCGCTGAACTTAATCGCGGCCAGGGCGTTCTCCAGCCGCTGACCGCGCTGAACGCTCCTGCACGTCAACCGCGTCTGGCTAATGTCTGA
- a CDS encoding 4'-phosphopantetheinyl transferase superfamily protein: protein MPESFITAAGWLNLPPESGHSGKIARCHFTLAAYRDDLFTELAVFFPPFLTRAVPKRRAEFLAGRYLATMALTSLGQSPVTVGIGEDRSPLWPENVYGSISHNAHTALCAVQTGGGVGIDVETLMEEQQARDFLPMIINGDEHPLLCRHQHGSLAALMTLTFSAKESLFKMIYPQTGKLFGFLDAKLVALDEEECRFTLELTRTLSAIFPAGRRFEGVYQWDQLDVITFISEEIQPNQ, encoded by the coding sequence GTGCCTGAGTCCTTTATCACGGCGGCAGGATGGCTTAACCTGCCGCCGGAATCCGGGCACTCAGGGAAGATCGCACGCTGCCACTTCACATTAGCCGCCTATCGGGATGATCTGTTTACTGAACTGGCGGTATTTTTCCCGCCATTCCTGACGCGTGCTGTCCCGAAGCGGCGCGCGGAATTTCTTGCCGGGCGCTATCTTGCCACAATGGCGTTAACTTCCCTGGGCCAGTCGCCGGTTACCGTCGGTATCGGCGAAGATCGCTCACCGCTATGGCCGGAAAACGTATACGGTTCGATAAGCCATAACGCTCATACGGCGCTGTGTGCCGTGCAAACAGGTGGCGGGGTGGGGATTGATGTTGAAACCCTGATGGAAGAACAGCAGGCACGCGATTTTTTGCCGATGATTATCAACGGTGACGAACACCCGTTGTTATGCCGTCATCAGCACGGTTCACTGGCTGCGTTAATGACGCTAACGTTTTCGGCCAAAGAGAGTCTTTTTAAAATGATTTACCCACAAACGGGTAAATTATTTGGGTTTCTCGATGCAAAACTTGTCGCGCTTGATGAAGAAGAATGCCGCTTTACGCTGGAACTGACCCGAACACTCTCCGCCATTTTTCCTGCCGGCAGGCGTTTTGAGGGGGTTTATCAGTGGGATCAACTCGATGTCATCACCTTTATCTCTGAGGAAATTCAACCAAATCAGTAA
- a CDS encoding isochorismatase family protein gives MAIPKLESYALPAVNELPANKVSWTVEPQRAALLIHDMQKYFLNFWGEGSPLIEQVVDNIAALRRYCKSVGIPVFYTAQPNNQSDEDRALLNDMWGPGLNKHPDQQAVVEALTPDTDDQVLVKWRYSAFHRSPLQDILQETGRDQLIICGVYAHIGCLTTATDAFMRNIQPFMVADGLADFSRDEHLMALRYTAGRCGRVVTTAELLPKENVAKIDTKAALRAQILPLLDDDSDDIADDENLIDYGLDSVRIMALVTRWRKIRGDIDFVALAKMPTIDGWWALLSGEKA, from the coding sequence ATGGCCATTCCTAAACTCGAATCCTACGCACTGCCTGCGGTCAATGAACTGCCCGCCAATAAAGTCAGCTGGACGGTTGAGCCGCAGCGCGCGGCATTGCTTATCCATGATATGCAAAAATACTTCCTCAATTTCTGGGGTGAAGGCAGCCCGCTGATTGAGCAGGTGGTGGACAACATCGCCGCGTTGCGCCGCTACTGTAAATCGGTCGGGATCCCGGTGTTTTATACCGCGCAGCCGAATAACCAGAGTGATGAAGATCGTGCGCTGCTCAACGACATGTGGGGGCCGGGCCTGAACAAACATCCCGATCAGCAGGCGGTAGTGGAAGCACTGACGCCGGATACTGACGATCAGGTGCTGGTGAAGTGGCGCTACAGCGCATTTCACCGCTCGCCGTTGCAGGATATTTTGCAGGAAACTGGCCGCGATCAGTTGATCATCTGCGGGGTATACGCCCACATCGGCTGTCTGACCACCGCGACCGACGCGTTTATGCGCAATATCCAGCCCTTCATGGTGGCCGATGGACTGGCTGATTTCTCCCGAGACGAGCACCTGATGGCGCTGCGTTATACCGCCGGGCGCTGTGGTCGTGTGGTGACGACGGCGGAGTTATTGCCGAAAGAAAATGTTGCAAAAATAGACACTAAAGCAGCCTTACGGGCGCAGATTTTGCCGTTGTTAGATGATGACAGTGACGACATTGCCGACGATGAAAACCTGATCGATTACGGACTGGACTCCGTGCGTATCATGGCGCTGGTGACCCGCTGGCGGAAAATTCGTGGCGATATCGACTTTGTTGCCCTGGCCAAAATGCCGACGATCGATGGCTGGTGGGCGCTGCTTTCCGGGGAAAAAGCCTGA
- the fepB gene encoding Fe2+-enterobactin ABC transporter substrate-binding protein, translating to MKYTLLQRLTLAGGLFALLTQACLAAGTGWPRVINTEHGSVTLAHAPERIVSTSVTVTGTLLAIDAPVIASGATSPNSRIADAQGFFRQWGQIAAERKVQRLYIGEPNAEAIAGEAPDLIIISATGGDSALKLYDQLTAIAPVLVVNYDDKSWQELARQLGVATGHEAQADAVVKQFDERVKRLKTQLTLPAQPVSAMVYRPDGKAANLWTSASPQGQLLHELGFTLATVPGNVHGSQNQGVRKDIVQLAGENMAEGMNGKTLLLFSGDDGDTQRLMDNHFLAHLPAVQHKQVYALGNDTFRLDYYSASNLLTRLDTLFTSH from the coding sequence ATGAAGTATACCCTGCTCCAACGTCTGACCCTTGCAGGCGGACTTTTCGCCCTGCTGACACAGGCCTGTCTGGCCGCCGGAACCGGCTGGCCTCGTGTGATAAACACTGAACATGGCAGCGTTACGCTGGCCCATGCGCCGGAGCGCATCGTCTCCACCAGCGTGACCGTCACCGGCACGCTGCTGGCCATTGATGCGCCGGTTATCGCCAGCGGTGCAACCAGCCCGAACAGCCGGATTGCGGACGCGCAGGGCTTTTTCCGCCAGTGGGGCCAGATCGCCGCAGAGCGTAAGGTGCAGCGTTTGTATATCGGCGAGCCCAATGCCGAAGCCATTGCCGGGGAAGCACCCGACCTCATTATCATTTCAGCCACTGGCGGGGATTCTGCCCTGAAACTGTACGACCAGCTTACGGCGATTGCGCCGGTACTGGTGGTTAATTATGACGACAAAAGCTGGCAGGAACTGGCGCGACAACTTGGCGTGGCGACCGGTCATGAAGCGCAGGCCGACGCCGTGGTGAAGCAGTTTGATGAGCGGGTTAAGCGGCTGAAAACACAGCTGACATTACCCGCCCAGCCGGTCTCCGCAATGGTCTATCGCCCCGATGGCAAGGCCGCCAATCTGTGGACATCCGCTTCCCCGCAGGGACAGTTGCTGCATGAACTCGGGTTTACGCTGGCCACAGTGCCGGGCAACGTTCACGGCAGCCAGAATCAGGGCGTGCGAAAGGATATCGTGCAACTGGCGGGAGAAAACATGGCAGAAGGAATGAATGGCAAAACCTTGCTGCTGTTTTCGGGCGACGACGGCGATACGCAACGGCTGATGGACAACCACTTCCTGGCCCATCTTCCGGCAGTTCAGCATAAACAGGTTTATGCGCTGGGTAATGACACGTTCCGGCTGGATTATTACAGCGCCAGCAACCTGCTGACGCGGCTCGACACACTGTTTACTTCTCACTGA
- a CDS encoding family 10 glycosylhydrolase gives MAAVLMLASCSSKPPKSLVTPRPPVSIEPPVGKSAPGTEPVRGVWLTTVSRLDWPPVSSVNVSSPALRISLQKKALTDKLDKLKTLGINTVFFQVKPDGTALWASKILPWSDMMTGKIGEEPGYDPLQFMLDEAHKRGMKVHAWFNPYRVSVNTKPSTVAELNNTLRLNPASVFVLHRDWIRTASDRFVLDPGIPEARDWITSIVAEVVAHYPVDGVQFDDYFYAESSGSSLNDNLTFQRYGKGFASKADWRRHNTQQLIEQVSRTIKQMKPGVEFGVSPAGVWRNASHDPAGSDTRGAAAYDESYADTRRWVQQGLLDYIAPQLYWPFSRQAARYDVLAHWWAEVVKPTHTRLYIGIALYKVGEPSKNEPDWMINGGVPELKKQLDMNESVPQINGTILFRENYLNQPQTQQAVNYLRSRWGS, from the coding sequence ATGGCTGCCGTGTTGATGCTGGCCAGCTGTTCGTCCAAACCGCCGAAATCACTGGTAACCCCGCGACCTCCAGTCAGTATAGAACCCCCTGTGGGAAAATCTGCTCCGGGCACGGAACCGGTGCGTGGCGTCTGGCTGACGACCGTTTCGCGCCTCGACTGGCCGCCGGTCTCATCGGTAAATGTCAGCAGCCCCGCCCTGCGCATCAGCCTGCAAAAAAAAGCGCTGACGGATAAACTGGATAAGCTGAAAACCCTCGGCATCAACACTGTATTCTTCCAGGTGAAACCTGACGGTACCGCGCTTTGGGCATCAAAAATTCTTCCGTGGTCGGATATGATGACCGGCAAAATCGGTGAGGAACCGGGCTACGATCCTTTGCAGTTTATGCTTGATGAAGCGCACAAGCGCGGTATGAAAGTCCATGCGTGGTTTAACCCGTATCGCGTCTCCGTCAATACCAAACCTTCCACCGTTGCCGAACTCAATAATACTCTGCGGCTTAATCCGGCCAGCGTATTTGTGCTGCATCGCGACTGGATCCGCACGGCAAGCGATCGCTTTGTGCTTGACCCCGGAATACCCGAAGCACGGGACTGGATCACCAGTATCGTCGCCGAAGTCGTCGCGCATTACCCCGTCGACGGCGTACAGTTCGATGACTATTTTTATGCCGAATCTTCCGGCTCGAGCCTCAATGATAACCTGACGTTTCAGAGATATGGCAAGGGATTTGCGTCCAAAGCCGACTGGCGACGCCACAACACTCAGCAGTTGATCGAACAGGTTTCTCGCACCATTAAGCAGATGAAACCGGGCGTCGAATTTGGCGTCAGCCCGGCGGGCGTGTGGCGAAATGCTTCGCACGATCCGGCGGGTTCGGATACGCGCGGCGCGGCGGCTTACGATGAATCTTATGCTGATACCCGCCGCTGGGTGCAGCAAGGCCTGCTCGATTACATCGCCCCGCAGCTTTACTGGCCCTTCTCGCGTCAGGCTGCCCGTTATGACGTATTAGCCCATTGGTGGGCCGAGGTGGTTAAACCCACTCACACCCGTCTGTATATCGGCATCGCGCTGTATAAAGTGGGCGAGCCGTCAAAAAATGAACCGGACTGGATGATTAACGGCGGCGTGCCGGAGCTGAAAAAGCAGCTCGATATGAATGAGTCCGTCCCGCAAATCAACGGCACCATTCTCTTTCGTGAAAACTATCTGAATCAGCCGCAGACTCAGCAGGCGGTGAATTATTTGAGAAGCCGCTGGGGGAGCTAA
- the dhbA gene encoding 2,3-dihydro-2,3-dihydroxybenzoate dehydrogenase → MSTVWDFAGKQVWVTGAGQGIGLHTALAFQQAGATVTGFDKTFSGEDYSFRTEVIDITDSQAVAAVCQRLLAEQPVLDVLVNGAGILRLGATDEISDDDWQSCLAVNAGGAFNLFRHTLPVFRRQKRGAIVSIASNAAHVPRVGMSAYCASKAALRSLCLTVGLEMAPFGVRCNLVSPGSTNTPMQQAMWQTHDAEQRTIDGFPDQFKLGIPLGKIALPQEVAEAVLFLASGSASHITMQDIVIDGGATLGA, encoded by the coding sequence ATGAGCACGGTATGGGATTTCGCGGGTAAACAAGTTTGGGTGACCGGCGCCGGGCAGGGAATTGGTTTACACACCGCGCTGGCGTTTCAACAAGCGGGTGCGACGGTGACGGGTTTCGATAAAACCTTCAGCGGCGAGGATTACTCTTTCCGCACCGAAGTGATAGATATCACCGACAGTCAGGCGGTTGCGGCGGTTTGCCAGCGTCTGCTGGCTGAACAACCGGTACTGGATGTGCTGGTCAACGGCGCGGGCATTTTACGCCTGGGCGCAACGGATGAAATAAGCGACGACGACTGGCAGAGTTGTCTGGCAGTGAATGCGGGCGGCGCGTTTAACCTGTTCCGCCATACGCTGCCGGTCTTCCGCCGTCAGAAACGCGGCGCGATCGTCAGCATCGCCTCGAACGCTGCCCATGTGCCGCGCGTCGGGATGTCGGCCTATTGTGCATCGAAAGCGGCGTTGCGCAGTTTATGTCTGACTGTCGGATTGGAGATGGCGCCGTTCGGCGTGCGCTGTAATCTGGTGTCACCGGGTTCGACCAATACGCCGATGCAACAGGCCATGTGGCAAACGCACGACGCCGAACAGCGCACCATCGACGGTTTTCCCGATCAGTTCAAACTGGGCATTCCGTTGGGCAAAATTGCATTGCCGCAGGAAGTGGCTGAAGCAGTGCTGTTTCTGGCTTCCGGAAGCGCCTCGCATATTACGATGCAGGATATCGTGATCGATGGCGGCGCAACGCTGGGTGCCTGA
- a CDS encoding isochorismate synthase: MDAVVTDGKSNGKGQIGEQCPEVAKNIADISPASGFFFTSPFRSLATQGCFTQLTLPAAGGEALNGDFQQAVKQAFLQARNAGITHPIVCGAIPFDTQQPSALFVPKEVQWFDRQQFLENKPVTQNALPQVKRKTEHPAQTEFMQMVSSAVEATERGALRKVVLSRLLKIETRQPVDRAALMARMIDQNPGGYHFHVPLAQGALLGASPELLLRKLGNHFHSNPLAGSAKRSADPRQDQAASQALLVSGKDAYEHHIVTDAMRDVLTPRCSHLHIPSRPELLSTPTLWHLASPINGDVADSAENALSLACLLHPTPALCGMPTTSARELISRLEPFERGLFGGVVGWCDAQGNGEWVVTIRCGTVEANHVQLFAGAGIVPDSVPELEWAETGTKLNTMLRAFGLAS; this comes from the coding sequence ATGGATGCTGTAGTAACGGATGGCAAAAGCAACGGAAAAGGGCAGATCGGGGAGCAGTGCCCGGAGGTGGCGAAAAACATCGCGGATATCTCTCCAGCCAGCGGATTTTTCTTCACTTCCCCTTTTCGAAGCTTAGCCACGCAAGGGTGTTTTACTCAGCTCACGCTGCCTGCCGCTGGCGGTGAGGCGCTGAACGGTGACTTTCAGCAGGCGGTTAAGCAGGCGTTCTTACAGGCGCGAAACGCCGGAATCACCCATCCGATTGTCTGCGGCGCCATTCCCTTCGATACGCAACAGCCCTCGGCACTGTTTGTGCCAAAAGAAGTGCAATGGTTTGACCGCCAGCAGTTTCTCGAAAATAAGCCAGTGACCCAAAACGCCTTGCCGCAGGTGAAGCGAAAAACGGAACACCCCGCGCAAACTGAATTCATGCAGATGGTCTCTTCAGCAGTTGAAGCTACGGAACGGGGCGCACTACGCAAAGTGGTGCTGTCGCGCCTGCTGAAGATCGAAACCCGCCAGCCGGTAGATCGCGCGGCGTTGATGGCGCGCATGATCGACCAGAATCCCGGCGGTTATCACTTCCACGTACCGCTCGCACAGGGCGCATTGCTCGGTGCCAGCCCGGAACTTTTGCTGCGAAAACTCGGCAATCATTTTCACTCAAATCCGCTGGCCGGTTCGGCGAAACGCAGCGCGGATCCGCGACAGGATCAGGCTGCCAGCCAGGCGCTGTTAGTGTCAGGAAAAGATGCCTACGAGCACCATATTGTCACCGATGCTATGCGCGATGTGCTGACCCCACGTTGCAGCCATCTGCATATTCCTTCGCGCCCGGAACTGCTCAGTACGCCAACCCTCTGGCATCTCGCCTCACCGATTAACGGCGACGTGGCGGACAGCGCTGAAAATGCCCTGTCGCTGGCCTGCCTGTTGCACCCGACACCCGCGTTGTGCGGTATGCCGACCACGTCTGCACGCGAGCTGATTTCTCGTCTCGAACCTTTCGAGCGCGGTCTGTTTGGCGGCGTTGTCGGGTGGTGTGATGCGCAGGGTAATGGCGAATGGGTGGTGACCATCCGCTGCGGCACGGTAGAGGCAAACCACGTTCAGTTGTTTGCGGGAGCCGGAATAGTGCCGGACTCTGTCCCTGAATTGGAATGGGCAGAAACCGGCACCAAGCTCAACACCATGCTGCGTGCGTTTGGTCTGGCGTCATAA